DNA sequence from the Thermodesulfobacteriota bacterium genome:
CGGAAGGAGAGCGGTGTATCGGGGAAGCTCGTCGTCGCGCTCGGCAGGGAGTTGAAGCACGCCTACGACCGTATAGGCGACATGGGCCTCATGAGCGCCAGGGAGAAGCTGGCCCAACTCCTCTCGACGCTGGCCGGCGAGTACGGGATCGCGCATGACGGCGGCATAAAGCTCAACCTTACGCTCTCTCGCCTTGAGATAGCCGAACTGCTGGGCATAACTCAGGAGACCTCCATAAGGCTCTTGAAGAGCTTTAAGAAAGAAGAGATCATAGATATAAAGAGGAAGGAGATACTCATAAGGGCCCCCGAAAAACTGAGGCAAATTGGGGGAGGGGAGTAGGGACCCGGCAGATATGACGCTTTCCATTCGTAAAAGGCTTACCCTCTGGTACGTGACACTCCTCACCGTAAGCCTGCTGGCTTTCGGCATGAGCTTTTTTTATGCCCTCTCCAAGGTCTTCCTGGACCGCACCGACAGAGAGATAAGCTCGGTGGCGGGGATGCTGAGCCATACCATCATCCAGCCGCCGGGGGTACTGAGGCCGCCGAGGAACTTCGATATCATCCTCGACAGGTTCTTCGGTGTCCGGATAGCGGGCAAGCACATCCAGGTGTTCGACCCCGAGGGCAAGGTCGTGGCCAGGTCCTCGAACCTCGAGGGGATAACCCTCCCATTATCCCGGGAGGCATACGAGGGCGCCCGTGACGGGAGGGCCACCTACGAGGACGTCAAGATACCGGGGGTATACCCCATACGGACCATAACCAGACCGATAGTCCTCAAAAATATGGGGATTGTGGCCGTAGTGCAGGTCGGCTCGTCCATGGAGGGCATGCAGGTCATATTCCATTACATGCTGTACTTCTTCGGCCTCGGCATAGTGGTGTCCGTGGTTGTTGCCAGCTGGGTGGGCGGGTTCCTGGCCAAGAAGGCCTTGAAGCCGGTGGAGGACATTACCACCATGGCCCGCAGGATAGGGGTCGAAAACCTGAACGAAAGGCTTGAGATAGAGGTGCCGCATGACGAGATAGGCAGGCTAGCCGAGACCCTGAACGATATGATAGCGAGGCTCGAGAGGTCGTTCGATCAGATCAAGCAGTTCACCGCCGACGCCTCGCACGAGTTGAAGACGCCGCTGACGGTCCT
Encoded proteins:
- a CDS encoding ATP-binding protein, with protein sequence MTLSIRKRLTLWYVTLLTVSLLAFGMSFFYALSKVFLDRTDREISSVAGMLSHTIIQPPGVLRPPRNFDIILDRFFGVRIAGKHIQVFDPEGKVVARSSNLEGITLPLSREAYEGARDGRATYEDVKIPGVYPIRTITRPIVLKNMGIVAVVQVGSSMEGMQVIFHYMLYFFGLGIVVSVVVASWVGGFLAKKALKPVEDITTMARRIGVENLNERLEIEVPHDEIGRLAETLNDMIARLERSFDQIKQFTADASHELKTPLTVLKGEVEVALRSGGSTEELRQTLVSNLEEIDRMSHIVKNLLLLARADVEVGGAPPMEAKLDNVLGESFEHFRRLALDKGVELEITKNDSSTVMGDSVRLSQLIYNLIDNAVKYTPSGGRVALSLTSEDGSALLTVSDTGVGIDGEDLPYIFDRFYRVDKARTGGAGSFGLGLSICREIVASYGGEIDVSSEPGKGTVFTVRLPLAKGR